AGCAAACAACTTTAGTTTCCGATTTTGTTATTTTCTCTACCATATAAGATTCACATTTATCACAAATATCTCCAGTTGGCTTATTCCATGATAAAAAATCACACTCTGGATAATTTGAACATCCATAAAATGCTTTACCTTTTTTAGATTTTCTAAGGATTATATCCCCCTCATTACACTTAGGACATTTTACACCTATTTTATTTATAATAGGTTTTGTAGTCTTACATTCTGGATAATTCTTGCAAGCCATAAACTTGCCAAATCTACCATGCTTTATTACCATATGTTCCCCACAATTTTCACATATTTCATCAGTTTCTTCATCCATATTTATCTTTTCTATATTTTCCTTAGCTATCTCTATAGCTTCCTTTAAAGGTTCATATGATTTTGCTACAACTTCTTTCCACGCTACATTCCCTTCTTCAACCTCGTCTAGTTGACTTTCCATAGTAGCAGTGAAGTCTACATCTATAAATTTTTGGAAATTAGTTTCTAATATATCAGTTACTATTTTACCTAATTCTGTTGGATGAAGACTACTTCCTTGTTTCTCAACATATTCCCTATTTAATATAGTAGTTATAGTTGGTGCATAAGTACTCGGTCTCCCTATTCCTAGTTCTTCTAATGTTTTTACTAGACTAGCCTCAGTATATCTTGCTGGTGGTTGAGTAAAATGTTGAAGAGGTAGTATATCTTTTACAGTAAATGTATCCCCTTCATTTATAGGAGGAAGTATTTTATCTTCTCTTTCTGTAAAGTTGTAAATCTTTGTATATCCATCAAATTTCATTTTAGATCCAGTAGCTTTTAGTATATAATCTTCTATCTTGCACTCTACATTTAATATATCAAACACAGAGTCTTGCATTTGGCTAGCTATAAATCTTCTCCAGATTAAGTTATATAACTTAAATTGATCTTTAGTTAAAGAACTTTTTATACTTTCAGGAGTTCTACTTACAGAAGTTGGTCTTATTGCTTCATGTGCATCTTGTACTTTTTTACTTCCTTTTTCTTTTCCTTTATCAAAATCAGGTTTGTAGTATCCTTCACCTAATGCTTCTAGTATATATTCCTTTGATTTTTCTTTCGCTTCTTCTGATATTCTTTTAGAATCTGTTCTTATATATGATATAAGACCCACTGTACCTTCATTTTCAATATCAATACCTTCATATAACTCTTGTGCTATACTCATTGTTTTCTTAGTTGTAAAAGATAGTCGATTTGCTGCCTCTTGTTGTAGCATACTTGTTGTAAAAGGCTTAGGAGCTGATTTTTTTCTAGTTCTTGCTTCTATTGAATTTACTATTATATCTTTATCTTTTATATCATCTAAAATAGATTTTACTATTTCTTCATTTGGTAATTCTATTTTTTCTTTATGCTTACCATAAAACTTTAAATTAATATCCTCATTATTAGAAGTTTTAGCATCTACGTCTATTGTCCAATATTCATCTGGTATAAATGCCTCTATTTCTTTTTCTCTATCACATATTAATTTAGTCGTTACAGATTGAACTCTTCCTGCACTTAATCCTTTTCTAATCTTTTGCCAAAGTATTGGGCTTATTTGATATCCTAAAAGTCTATCTAAAACTCTTCTGGCTTGTTGTGCATCAACTAAATTTATATCTATACTTCTTGGACTTTTTATAGCTTTTTTTATAGCATCCTTTGTTATCTCATTAAATTCTATTCTACATTCATCATTTTGATCTAATCCTAAAATATAAGCTAAATGCCATGAGATAGCCTCTCCCTCTCTATCTGGGTCGGTAGCTAGATAAACTTTCTTAGATTTTTTAGCTTCCTTTTTTAGTTCTTTTATTAAATCACCTTTTCCTCGTATATTTATATACTGTGGCTCAAAATTATTTTCTATATCAACGCCTAGTTTACTTTTAGGTAAATCTCTTACATGTCCTACAGAAGCTTTTACAGTATAGTGACTCTTTCCTAGAAATTTTTCTATCGTTTTAGCTTTTGCAGGAGATTCCACGATGACTAATGTTTTTGCCATTAACGACACACCCCCACTTTTTTTCTTTATTTATATATTTAAACTGTATACTTGATTATTCATCTCTATTAATAAATCTTTAAGTACTAGTTCATTTAAGATTGTGTTTACATATTTTATTTCCATTTTAGTATTATCACAAATTTCATCTATATTCAATATACCATTATCTTTTATTAGTTCTAATATTTCAATACTTTTTTCATCCAATTTAATATTATCACATTTTTTAGAATTTTCTATATAATTATCCCTATTAATTTGATATTCATTTAATATATCTTCTACACTATGAATTAATGTTGCACCTTCTTTTATTATTTTATGGCATCCTTCACTCATACAAGAATTTATATTTCCCGGAACAGAAAAAACGTTTTTGCCCTGGTCTAGTGCATAGTCAACAGTAATTAATGCCCCACTTTTTTTAGCAGCCTCAACTACTATAACACCATCACTTATACCACTTAAGATTCTATTTCTATGAACATAATTACTAGGATAAACAGTGCTTCCGATATTATATTCAGACAATATAAGTCCACCATCATCCAATATTTTTTGAGCTAATTTAATATTTCTTTTGGGTAATATATTATCTAAGGAAGATCCAATTACTGCCACTGTTTTACCTTTCCCCTCTAGGCATCCGATATGACTATAAGTATCTATTCCTATAGCTAATCCACTTATAATATTTATACCCATATCGGATAGACTTTTGCTTATATTTTTTGCACAATTAATACCATACTGAGTACATTTTCTAGAACCCACCATAGCCAAATTAATATTATTTTTTAGTACATCTAAATTTCCCTTATAAAATAATATTTTAGGTGCATCATATATATTTTTTAAATTAGATGGATATGATTCATCATGAATACTAACATATTTTATAAATTCTTTCTCAAGACTTGACTTTATTTCTTCTAAATAAGTCAGACTTTTATATTTTACTATATTTTCCTTAATATTTGTATTTATATTTTTTAAATTATATATTTCCTTATCACTAAAATTAATCAAATCTTTAATGTCTATATTATTTGACTCTATTTGATTTATATTATTATTTGTTATCCCATCTATAGACTTTAGCCATAAATAAGCGTCATTAATATTCATAAATTACCTCTATTCAAAATATTTATAATAAGCTTTTCTAAAAGAAAAAGCTTCTATTATATGATTAGATTGTATAATATTTTCTTCATCTAAATCTGCTATTGTTCTTGCAACTTTTAATAATTTTGTATAACTTCTATTACTTAATTTATATTTATTAAATATTATGTTGATAGTATTTAATCCTTCATCATTTAACTTACAATACTCATTTACCATTGAAGAATTCATTTCATCATTAGTTTTTATATCATGATTTTTAAATCTTGTTTGTTGTATATATCTTGCACTTTGAACTCTTTTTCTTATATCATGAGATGTTTCTGATTTTGTATTTATAAATTCTTTATATGGTATTGAATTCACCTCTACAAATAAATCAAATCTATCTAATAATGGTCCAGATATTTTATTGATATATCTGTCTATTTCATATGTTTTACACCTACATTCAGTTTCTGACATATGATATCCACATGGACATGGATTCATTGCCCCCACCAGTAAAAAGTTACATGGATATTCAAAATTATATTTTATTCTAGATATATTTATAAACTTATCTTCTATTGGTTGCCTCAAAGTTTCTAATATTTTTCTATCAAACTCAGCTATTTCATCTAAAAACAATACCCCTCTATGAGCTAATACAACCTCTCCTGGTCTTGCATCAACTCCTCCGCCTATCATAGCTTGTTTTGTGGAGGTATGATGAGGTGATCTAAATGGTCTTTTATCTATAATTCCTTTTTGATTATCTATTAATCCTATCGAACTATAAATTTTACTAATTTCTATCATTTCTTCCTTATTTATATCTGGAAGTATTGTCCTTATTCTTTTTGCTATCATAGTTTTTCCAGAACCTGGTGGACCGATCATTAACATATTATGATTACCAGCTGCAGCTATTTCAGCACTTCTCTTTACAAAATAATTTCCAGATACATCACAAAAATCTTCTTCATATTCATTTTGACATTTTTCTTTTTTATTTATATTAATATCTGCAATAATAGATTCTTTACATATATCTAAACTTCCATTTAAAAACTCTATACATTGATTTAAGCTCTTTACTGGTATAATCTCTATTTCATCTACAAATAATCCCTCTAAAAAATTATCATACGGTAAAAATAATCTTTTTATATTACATTCCTTAGCTCCTATTATGATTGGAAGTATTCCCCTTACCTTTTGAAGCTTTCCATCTAAAGAAAGCTCTCCTATAAACATACTTTCATCTAAATACACATTATCTTTTCTTATAAATTCTCTTAAAATTCCTATAGATATAGCTAAGTCAAGGAAAGATCCTTCTTTTTTCATATCTGCAGGTGACAAATTTACAACTATTCTAGAGTTAGGAAATCTATATCCGCTATTTATTATTGCTGATTTTACACGTTCCCTAGACTCTTTTATTTCAGTACTAGCTAAACCTACTATGTTAAACGAAGGAATTCCATTACTTATATCTATTTCTATCTTTATTAGATGACCATTTATTCCTATTAAATTACTAGAATTTATTATACTAAGCATCTATACTCCTTTCTAGAAAGCATTAACTATATGATTTATTTTCTTATCATTTAAATATATCTCTATAACATCAAATCTTATCGGCACATTATTTAAGTTATTTTTTAAGATATAGTACTTAGCTGTATTTACTATTTTTCTAATTTTTCTATAATCTACAGCTTCTGCTGGATAACCAAACTTTATACTAGTTCTTGACTTAACTTCTATAAATACTAATTCTTCATTAATTTTAGCTATTATATCTATTTCTCCGCTATTTATTCTATAATTAGTTTCTAAAATATTTGCCCTATTATTTATTAAATATCTTAATGCAATACTTTCACCAGCTCTACCTTTTTGAATATTATTCATAAGTATCTCCTATGTACTTTTTTGTAAGTATTGTCCCTAATCTTCATTTTATATACATTTTTCTTTTTATAATTGAAATTTTTTCATTAAATGATTAGAATCACTATTATAGGGGGGAATGTTCAATGGGAAGATATAATAAAAAAAAGAAAAAAAAAAATTTAAAAAAGAAGTTTAAAATAATAGGATTATCTTTATCAGTTTCAGTGTTAGCTTTTATTCTTTTATTTAATAGTTTTAATTTATTTAATAAAAAAGATAATATTGAAATGGTAAAAAATAAACAAATTGTAGAAACTTTATCAACCAATAAAACTAGTAAGATTACAATAAATGCAATAGGAGATATTATGGCTCATACACCTCAACTTAATGCACAACACGAACCTAAGACAAATACATATTCTTTTGATAATAATTATAAATATGTGTCCAGTTACATAAAAGAAGCAGACTTATCTATTGCAAATTTAGAAACCACATTAGCTGGTGATGGTATACCATATAGCTCTTATCCAACGTTTAATACTCCAGATGCTTTAGCTGATGCATTAAAAAATGCAGGTGTAGATATAATTTCAACTATAAACAATCATACTTTTGATAAAGGTGATTTAGGAGTAGAAAGAACTTTAGATGTACTAAAATCTAAAAATTTTAGTACTATAGGAACAATTTCAAAACTTGGTGATGAGAATTATTTAATAAAAGAAGTTAATGGAATAAGCTTAGGTATAACATCTTTTTCTTATGGTGACATTAAAGAAAACACTAAATTTTTGAATGGTATCAAAGTTTCAGATAAATCTAAAGATAAATTAAATGTATTCGATAGCTCAGATGTAAATAATGCTTTTAATACTATAAATAATACATTAAAAAATATATCACATACAGATATTCAAATACTGGTTATTCATTGGGGGGATGAATATAAAAGAATTCCAAACCAATTTCAACATGATTTAGCTCAAAAACTTAGCGATATCGGCGTAGATATAATAATAGGATCTCATCCTCATGTAGTTCAACCTATTGAAATAATAAAATCTACTGATAAAAGTAATGAAACTTTAGTTATATATTCTCTTGGAAATTTTATCTCAAATCAAAGAAGAGAGCTTCTAGGAACACCATTTACTGAAGATGGACTTATGGTTAATATAGAAATTACTAAAAATAATGATAAAACATTTGTATCTAAAGTAAATTGTATTCCTACATGGGTTAATAAATATAATAAAGAAGGTAAGATATTTTATGAAGTTTTACCTATAACTAATAAGGAAGATTTTAGTTATTTAGACAGTACAACTTTAGAAAAATTAAAAAATTCTTATAATAATACCGCCTCACAAGTTAAACAATCTGATATAATAAATGTTATAAATAGTCCATTTTAATAACTATTTTAAAAGCTCTACAAAATATAAATAATATTGATAAAAAGCTAATAATATTTATTACTTTTGTTAATATTAAATATTTGTGATATCAACAAACACTCATTTTAAACATAACAATTTTTAAAGTAGAGCTTTAAAGCAAAAGAAGCTATTTTAAACAAAGTTTTATAGTCTATCTATAATTCTTAGTTTCACTAATAGCTTCTTTTTATGATTAATAATTATATATAACCTTATTATCTATATCTTTTATAGATTGACATCCAGTTAAAATCATAGTTGATTTTAATTCATTCTTTATATTTTCCACATAGGCCTTAACACCCTCTGTTTTTCCACCAAATGAAGCAGTTACAAATGGTCTCCCTATTAAAACTGCATCTGCACCCAATCCTATCATTTTAACTACATCTACTCCAGTTCTAACTCCACCATCAGCAAGTATAGTAACTTTTCCTTTTACGGCTTTCGCAATTGCTGGAATTACTTCACAAACTCCAGGAGTACAGTCTAATACTCTACCACCATGATTTGATATAACTATTGCATCAACACCTGCCTCAACAGCCATTAAAGCATCTTCAACAGTCATTATACCTTTAATTATAAAAGGTAATTTAGTCGAATTTTTAAGTTTTCTTAAATCTTCTACAGTTTTTGGAACAACCTTTTTTCCATGCATAGATAATGTAACAAGTCCACATGCATCTATATCAACGCCTACTGCTATGGCATTTGACTTTTCTGCTAATTTTATTTTGTTTATTATATCATCATTTTCCCACGGCTTTATAAATACTATGCCTTGTCCATTATACTCCTTAAGTATACTTAAATTTTCTAGTAAAAAGGCATCAACTGCAGTATCTCCGACCATAGCGTATACTCCACTCTCTATACATCCCTTTACAACAGGTTCTATATAATCCCTCTCAGAAATTTTTCCACCCATATTTAAAGTTGTTCCAGTTATAGGTGCTGCAAATATCGGAGCATCCATTTTCTTTCCAAATAACTCTATAGTCGTATCTGGATTAGAAACACTATGTATAACCCTCATATTGATTTTTATTTTTTCTAAGCTTTTTCTATTATCTATAAAAGAAAATCCGCTTCCCTTTCCTCCCATTCCAGGAACTTCTCCAGCACAAGCAACTCCATTACATACTTTGCATACCTTACAACTTCCATTAAAATTTTCTCTAGCAACTTTTTCAACTTCCTTAAAATCCATTATAAAATTCCTCCTATATAATTTTTCTATAAATTTATAACACATTCTTTAAGAAACTTTTTCTATGTATACGAGTTATCCCATATTTTTCAATTGCCTCATAGTGTTCTTTTGTTCCATATCCTTTGTGAGATTTAAATCCATATTCCGGAAATAATTCATCATATTGATACATTATATTATCTCTTGTAACTTTAGCTAATATGCTAGCTGCCGCAATTGATATAGATTTAGAATCTCCCTTAATTATCGATTTTTGACATATATCTATTCCTGGTATTGTAGCCGCATCTATTAGTAAGTAATCTGGTGGATTTTTTAAACAATTTAAAGCCTTTTTCATCGCCATATAAGTAGCATTTAATATGTTATATTTATCTATATCTTCATTATTAACTATACCTATTCCATAATCTAAAGCTTCTTCTTTTATTATATCGAATAACTCTTCTCTTTTTGCTTCACTTAGTTTTTTAGAATCATTTATTCCTTCTATTTTAGTATTAGGTTTAAATACTACTACACTAGCTACTACAGGGCCTGCTAGTGGACCACGTCCTGCTTCGTCTATTCCACCTATGTATAAATATCCTTTAGTGTACCCTTCATTTTCATATGTATTTATAAGTTCTAATCTCTCTTCTTCTTTTCTTATATTATCTAATTTTTTTCCCATCTTAATTGCTATATTTTGAACTGATTTTCTTTCATCATCTTTTAATATATCAATATACTCTAAGTATTTATCTATACTTAAGCTATCTACTATTTCTTTAATTTCCTTTACACTTTTCTCTTTCATAATCTTCTCCTTACATTATTTGCATCATGTAATTTTTTATATCCTATTAATTATATTTAATCATAAAACTTATACAAATATAATACTTGTATATACATTTTTTAAAAGTAACTATACATTATTTTAATATATAAAATTTATATATAGGTTTTAATAATAATTCTAATTATAAAATACTTTTATTATTTATGGTGCTTTTAAACAATACAAAATGATAA
The Romboutsia ilealis genome window above contains:
- the topA gene encoding type I DNA topoisomerase, which translates into the protein MAKTLVIVESPAKAKTIEKFLGKSHYTVKASVGHVRDLPKSKLGVDIENNFEPQYINIRGKGDLIKELKKEAKKSKKVYLATDPDREGEAISWHLAYILGLDQNDECRIEFNEITKDAIKKAIKSPRSIDINLVDAQQARRVLDRLLGYQISPILWQKIRKGLSAGRVQSVTTKLICDREKEIEAFIPDEYWTIDVDAKTSNNEDINLKFYGKHKEKIELPNEEIVKSILDDIKDKDIIVNSIEARTRKKSAPKPFTTSMLQQEAANRLSFTTKKTMSIAQELYEGIDIENEGTVGLISYIRTDSKRISEEAKEKSKEYILEALGEGYYKPDFDKGKEKGSKKVQDAHEAIRPTSVSRTPESIKSSLTKDQFKLYNLIWRRFIASQMQDSVFDILNVECKIEDYILKATGSKMKFDGYTKIYNFTEREDKILPPINEGDTFTVKDILPLQHFTQPPARYTEASLVKTLEELGIGRPSTYAPTITTILNREYVEKQGSSLHPTELGKIVTDILETNFQKFIDVDFTATMESQLDEVEEGNVAWKEVVAKSYEPLKEAIEIAKENIEKINMDEETDEICENCGEHMVIKHGRFGKFMACKNYPECKTTKPIINKIGVKCPKCNEGDIILRKSKKGKAFYGCSNYPECDFLSWNKPTGDICDKCESYMVEKITKSETKVVCSNKECKNEIVKENSEN
- the dprA gene encoding DNA-processing protein DprA, producing the protein MNINDAYLWLKSIDGITNNNINQIESNNIDIKDLINFSDKEIYNLKNINTNIKENIVKYKSLTYLEEIKSSLEKEFIKYVSIHDESYPSNLKNIYDAPKILFYKGNLDVLKNNINLAMVGSRKCTQYGINCAKNISKSLSDMGINIISGLAIGIDTYSHIGCLEGKGKTVAVIGSSLDNILPKRNIKLAQKILDDGGLILSEYNIGSTVYPSNYVHRNRILSGISDGVIVVEAAKKSGALITVDYALDQGKNVFSVPGNINSCMSEGCHKIIKEGATLIHSVEDILNEYQINRDNYIENSKKCDNIKLDEKSIEILELIKDNGILNIDEICDNTKMEIKYVNTILNELVLKDLLIEMNNQVYSLNI
- a CDS encoding YifB family Mg chelatase-like AAA ATPase, yielding MLSIINSSNLIGINGHLIKIEIDISNGIPSFNIVGLASTEIKESRERVKSAIINSGYRFPNSRIVVNLSPADMKKEGSFLDLAISIGILREFIRKDNVYLDESMFIGELSLDGKLQKVRGILPIIIGAKECNIKRLFLPYDNFLEGLFVDEIEIIPVKSLNQCIEFLNGSLDICKESIIADININKKEKCQNEYEEDFCDVSGNYFVKRSAEIAAAGNHNMLMIGPPGSGKTMIAKRIRTILPDINKEEMIEISKIYSSIGLIDNQKGIIDKRPFRSPHHTSTKQAMIGGGVDARPGEVVLAHRGVLFLDEIAEFDRKILETLRQPIEDKFINISRIKYNFEYPCNFLLVGAMNPCPCGYHMSETECRCKTYEIDRYINKISGPLLDRFDLFVEVNSIPYKEFINTKSETSHDIRKRVQSARYIQQTRFKNHDIKTNDEMNSSMVNEYCKLNDEGLNTINIIFNKYKLSNRSYTKLLKVARTIADLDEENIIQSNHIIEAFSFRKAYYKYFE
- a CDS encoding YraN family protein; amino-acid sequence: MNNIQKGRAGESIALRYLINNRANILETNYRINSGEIDIIAKINEELVFIEVKSRTSIKFGYPAEAVDYRKIRKIVNTAKYYILKNNLNNVPIRFDVIEIYLNDKKINHIVNAF
- a CDS encoding CapA family protein, producing MGRYNKKKKKKNLKKKFKIIGLSLSVSVLAFILLFNSFNLFNKKDNIEMVKNKQIVETLSTNKTSKITINAIGDIMAHTPQLNAQHEPKTNTYSFDNNYKYVSSYIKEADLSIANLETTLAGDGIPYSSYPTFNTPDALADALKNAGVDIISTINNHTFDKGDLGVERTLDVLKSKNFSTIGTISKLGDENYLIKEVNGISLGITSFSYGDIKENTKFLNGIKVSDKSKDKLNVFDSSDVNNAFNTINNTLKNISHTDIQILVIHWGDEYKRIPNQFQHDLAQKLSDIGVDIIIGSHPHVVQPIEIIKSTDKSNETLVIYSLGNFISNQRRELLGTPFTEDGLMVNIEITKNNDKTFVSKVNCIPTWVNKYNKEGKIFYEVLPITNKEDFSYLDSTTLEKLKNSYNNTASQVKQSDIINVINSPF
- a CDS encoding alpha-hydroxy-acid oxidizing protein yields the protein MDFKEVEKVARENFNGSCKVCKVCNGVACAGEVPGMGGKGSGFSFIDNRKSLEKIKINMRVIHSVSNPDTTIELFGKKMDAPIFAAPITGTTLNMGGKISERDYIEPVVKGCIESGVYAMVGDTAVDAFLLENLSILKEYNGQGIVFIKPWENDDIINKIKLAEKSNAIAVGVDIDACGLVTLSMHGKKVVPKTVEDLRKLKNSTKLPFIIKGIMTVEDALMAVEAGVDAIVISNHGGRVLDCTPGVCEVIPAIAKAVKGKVTILADGGVRTGVDVVKMIGLGADAVLIGRPFVTASFGGKTEGVKAYVENIKNELKSTMILTGCQSIKDIDNKVIYNY
- a CDS encoding ribonuclease HII, with protein sequence MKEKSVKEIKEIVDSLSIDKYLEYIDILKDDERKSVQNIAIKMGKKLDNIRKEEERLELINTYENEGYTKGYLYIGGIDEAGRGPLAGPVVASVVVFKPNTKIEGINDSKKLSEAKREELFDIIKEEALDYGIGIVNNEDIDKYNILNATYMAMKKALNCLKNPPDYLLIDAATIPGIDICQKSIIKGDSKSISIAAASILAKVTRDNIMYQYDELFPEYGFKSHKGYGTKEHYEAIEKYGITRIHRKSFLKNVL